The proteins below come from a single Mucilaginibacter mali genomic window:
- a CDS encoding DinB family protein, with the protein MATDILAELITTKDNFFNALGAFTREQFNTTPLEGSWTPGQVAEHIYKSVAGVPHLLGTDGISADRDPALNVAGIRQMFLDFSTKMKSPGFVLPSNEPKDLVVLTRSLKEAFTATIDTAQGKDLNLIIPDFEFPGSGPLSRLELLNFISVHTQRHTHQLQQIRKLF; encoded by the coding sequence ATGGCAACAGATATTTTAGCGGAATTAATTACCACAAAGGATAATTTTTTTAACGCGCTTGGCGCATTTACCCGGGAACAGTTCAACACCACCCCATTAGAAGGTAGCTGGACACCCGGACAGGTAGCCGAGCATATTTATAAATCGGTAGCCGGTGTGCCGCATTTATTAGGTACCGATGGCATTTCCGCCGATCGCGACCCGGCCCTGAATGTAGCCGGCATCAGGCAGATGTTTTTAGATTTCAGTACCAAAATGAAATCGCCGGGCTTCGTTTTACCATCAAATGAACCGAAAGATCTGGTCGTGCTTACCCGGTCGTTAAAGGAGGCTTTCACCGCTACCATCGATACCGCGCAGGGGAAGGATCTTAACCTCATCATCCCCGATTTTGAGTTCCCCGGTTCGGGTCCGCTAAGCCGGCTGGAATTGCTGAATTTTATTTCGGTGCATACCCAAAGGCATACCCACCAGTTACAACAGATCAGGAAGCTTTTTTGA
- a CDS encoding cytochrome b5 domain-containing protein, producing the protein MTDLPAYTRSQLALRNGQDKPQIWVAYKGLIYDVTTSRLWRDGKHYEHWAGQDLTPELVDAPHTDSVFEKFEAIGVLK; encoded by the coding sequence ATGACAGACCTGCCCGCTTATACCCGCTCTCAACTAGCCCTGCGCAACGGGCAGGACAAGCCCCAAATTTGGGTGGCCTACAAGGGGTTGATCTACGATGTAACCACCAGCCGCCTTTGGCGCGATGGCAAACACTACGAGCACTGGGCCGGCCAGGACCTTACCCCCGAGCTGGTCGACGCGCCCCATACCGATAGCGTTTTTGAAAAATTTGAGGCGATAGGGGTGTTGAAATAG
- a CDS encoding YceH family protein, translating to MDTPKSLPVLDATELRVLGSLMEKARTTPEYYPMSLNSLTAACNQKTSRKPVVQYDEGTVAMALDSLKRRGLISTATGGSSRAVKYKHNFAIVFPVLPQEVCIMCLLMLRGPQTPGELNTNSGRMYEFESIEEVQQILEKLAADEPPYLVQLPRRPGQKEARYAHLLAGEPDIIDDEPDTPIGYSASGLEARVTKLEQDYAELKEAFDKLMKELM from the coding sequence ATGGATACACCGAAAAGCCTGCCTGTACTTGATGCCACCGAACTGCGTGTGCTCGGGTCGTTAATGGAAAAAGCCCGCACCACGCCCGAATATTACCCCATGTCGCTCAATAGCCTTACGGCTGCCTGCAACCAAAAGACATCGCGCAAGCCGGTTGTGCAGTATGATGAGGGAACGGTAGCCATGGCGTTGGATTCGCTGAAGCGTCGCGGGCTGATCTCCACAGCTACCGGCGGATCGAGCCGGGCGGTAAAGTACAAGCATAACTTTGCCATTGTGTTCCCGGTACTGCCGCAGGAAGTTTGCATTATGTGCCTGCTGATGCTGCGCGGCCCGCAAACACCCGGCGAACTGAATACCAATTCGGGCCGGATGTATGAGTTTGAATCGATAGAAGAAGTGCAGCAGATACTGGAAAAACTTGCTGCCGATGAACCGCCCTATTTAGTGCAGTTACCCCGTCGCCCGGGCCAAAAGGAGGCGCGCTATGCCCACCTCTTAGCCGGCGAACCGGACATCATAGATGATGAACCCGATACGCCCATCGGCTACTCTGCCAGCGGCCTTGAAGCCCGCGTTACCAAACTGGAGCAGGATTACGCCGAATTAAAAGAGGCTTTTGATAAATTGATGAAGGAGTTGATGTAA
- a CDS encoding TonB family protein: MQKLRFFIMLISVFAAAFNAHAQPSFKGGEQALDAYLKQHIIYPEFSSKNCIEATVKVSFRVDKNGKVSNVKTRDAVGLDLDDEAIRVVKMTTGKWTIPAGREAVNYLLPIRFTPDQSHCQAATKMTIAQAIATYRARQELENAVTNYYENKYAGKADTTKQSAIDALKKQLGFDDELIDELLEKAAAKLKQGDNEGACADWKFIRNIGSTRADDLLARYCK, encoded by the coding sequence ATGCAAAAGCTAAGGTTTTTTATTATGTTGATCAGCGTGTTTGCTGCTGCCTTCAACGCGCACGCCCAGCCCAGCTTTAAAGGCGGCGAACAAGCGCTGGATGCCTACCTGAAGCAGCATATCATCTACCCGGAGTTCTCTTCCAAAAACTGTATCGAAGCCACTGTAAAAGTAAGTTTCAGGGTGGATAAAAACGGCAAAGTAAGCAATGTAAAAACCCGCGACGCCGTGGGTCTCGACCTTGACGACGAAGCCATACGGGTAGTAAAAATGACCACCGGCAAATGGACTATCCCCGCCGGCCGGGAAGCGGTGAATTATCTGCTGCCTATCCGCTTCACGCCCGACCAATCGCACTGCCAGGCAGCTACAAAAATGACCATCGCGCAGGCCATTGCCACCTACCGCGCCAGGCAGGAACTGGAAAACGCCGTAACCAATTATTACGAAAATAAATACGCCGGCAAGGCCGATACAACTAAACAAAGCGCTATCGACGCGCTGAAAAAACAACTGGGCTTTGACGATGAGTTGATTGATGAATTACTTGAAAAAGCAGCGGCAAAATTAAAACAGGGCGATAACGAAGGCGCCTGCGCCGACTGGAAGTTTATCCGAAACATCGGCAGCACCCGTGCCGATGACCTGCTGGCAAGGTATTGTAAGTAA
- a CDS encoding sulfatase family protein → MKKLLSIVWLCLWVIPASSQATRKPNVIIILMDDMGYGDTEPYGMTGIPTPNFNKLAKQGTRFTHFNAGQPICTASRTALLTGCYPNRVGMAGALLPTSKIALNPQETTIASMLKRAGYHTSMLGKWHLGNHPPYFPLHYGFDSFYGLPYSHDIWPRDKDGNKITDPANARYTWPELPLIEDDRIADTIKSHHDQELLTTKFTKRAVAYIRGHKNKPFFLYVAQPMPHVPLAVSDKFKGKSGMGIFGDVMMELDWSLGQILKTLDETGLAKNTIVIVASDNGPWLNYGDNAGSSGGFREGKATTFEGGTRVPLLMRWPGKIEAGGINSHLMTNMDILPTIAAATGAHLPQNRIDGLNFLPSLLAGNRTGPREVFYYYSGQNNLDAVRYKNWKLVLPHKSSSYQLLHGVNGNGGKILKIDVPLALYDLAHDPGEAYDVQQLHPDIMKHMQALADSAREDLGDDLTGRAGKNVRKAAVVE, encoded by the coding sequence ATGAAAAAGCTACTCTCCATTGTATGGTTATGCTTATGGGTTATACCTGCCTCATCGCAGGCTACGCGCAAGCCAAACGTTATTATTATTTTAATGGATGATATGGGCTACGGCGATACCGAGCCCTATGGTATGACGGGCATCCCTACACCCAACTTCAACAAACTGGCTAAGCAGGGCACGCGCTTTACGCACTTTAATGCCGGGCAACCTATCTGCACCGCTTCGCGCACGGCATTGCTTACGGGTTGTTATCCCAACCGGGTGGGCATGGCGGGGGCTTTGCTGCCTACCTCAAAAATAGCGCTCAATCCGCAGGAAACCACCATTGCATCCATGCTGAAACGTGCCGGTTACCATACATCCATGCTGGGTAAATGGCATTTGGGCAATCATCCACCTTACTTCCCACTCCATTATGGCTTCGATTCGTTTTACGGCCTGCCTTACTCGCACGATATCTGGCCACGCGATAAGGATGGCAACAAGATCACCGACCCGGCCAATGCCCGCTATACCTGGCCCGAATTACCACTAATAGAAGACGACCGCATTGCCGATACCATCAAAAGCCACCATGACCAGGAGTTGCTGACCACTAAGTTTACCAAACGGGCCGTTGCTTACATTCGCGGGCATAAAAACAAACCGTTCTTTCTGTACGTGGCGCAGCCCATGCCGCATGTGCCGCTGGCTGTGTCGGATAAATTTAAGGGCAAAAGCGGGATGGGTATTTTTGGCGATGTGATGATGGAGCTGGACTGGTCGCTGGGGCAGATATTGAAAACGCTGGACGAAACCGGGCTGGCTAAAAACACTATTGTAATTGTAGCCAGCGATAACGGGCCATGGTTAAATTATGGCGATAATGCCGGTTCGTCAGGCGGTTTCAGGGAAGGCAAGGCCACTACCTTTGAGGGAGGCACCCGTGTGCCCCTGCTGATGCGCTGGCCCGGCAAAATTGAAGCCGGTGGGATCAATAGCCACCTGATGACCAATATGGATATCCTGCCCACCATTGCCGCTGCCACCGGCGCGCACCTGCCGCAAAACCGGATAGACGGACTGAATTTCCTGCCATCGCTGCTGGCGGGTAACAGAACCGGTCCGCGGGAAGTGTTTTATTACTACTCGGGGCAAAATAATTTAGATGCGGTGCGCTATAAAAACTGGAAGCTGGTGCTGCCGCATAAGTCATCATCGTATCAGTTGCTGCATGGTGTTAACGGCAATGGTGGCAAGATATTAAAGATAGATGTGCCCCTGGCCCTGTACGATTTGGCCCACGATCCCGGCGAGGCCTACGATGTACAGCAATTACACCCCGATATCATGAAGCATATGCAAGCCTTAGCCGATTCGGCACGGGAGGATCTGGGCGATGATCTAACCGGCCGCGCAGGTAAAAATGTACGCAAGGCGGCGGTGGTGGAGTAG